One Triticum urartu cultivar G1812 unplaced genomic scaffold, Tu2.1 TuUngrouped_contig_875, whole genome shotgun sequence genomic window, GATGAAGACGGCCGTGAGCACGGCATCCCCCCAATACGTGCTCGGCACCTGCTTTGCCTTGAGCATGCAGCGTGCCATCCCGAGCACCGTCTGGTTCCTCCgctcgacgacgccattctgctgcggcgagTAAGGGGCTGTGAGGTGACGTTGCACCCCTTTCTCGTCGCAGTGCTTGTAGAACGTGGCCGACATGAACTCGCCGCCACGGTCCGTGCGCAGCACGCGCAGCTTTTGGCCACACTCGACCTCTGCCGCTGCTTGCTGCTTGACGATGGCTTGCTCCGCCTCATCCTTGGAGGCGAGGAGCAGCACTCACATGAACCTGCTATAGTCGTCGACGAGCAGCAGGATGTAGCGACGCCCTCCTGGCATTGCCGGGGTGATTGGGCCGCAGAGGTCCCCGTGAACCAGCTCCAGGGGTTTCTGCGCCCGATAGCGTGCCTTTTCTGGAAAGGGCAGGCGCCGCTGCTTCTCGGCAAGACACGCATCGCACAACTCGTCGGCATGCTCGATGTGAGGTAGCCCATGAACGAGGTTTCCTCACGCCATCTTCCGCAACCCGTCGAAGTGCTGGTGTCCTAGCCGGGCATGCCAACGCCACGCGTCGGAGACATGGCCCACGGTAAGGCACACAGGATGCACGGGTCGAAAGAAGAGCTTGTAGAGGCGGTTTGCCGAGCGGGTTACCTCGATGAGCAGCCTCTTCTGCTGGTCGCGCACGGTGAGAACACCGCGCCGGATGCCGATGTCGAACCAGCCCTTGTCGAGCTGTCCAACACTCACGATGCTGCTCTTGAGCGTCGGGATGAAGTAGACGTCCGTGAACGCCCTGTGATCACCCCCTTTGTCGGCGAAGACGACGGTCCCGCGCCCATGGATCTCCACCACGGATCCGTCCACGAACCGCACCTTCCCGGTGATTGAGCGGTCCAGCTCCGCGAACGCGTTGACCGAACCAGTCATGTGGTTCGTGGCGCCGGTGTCGAGGAACCAACCCTCACTTTGCTTGCCGCCTGCAAGCGTGGGTGTGGTCACGGCTCTCTCCTCGTTGAGGAAGACATAGCCGCACCCACATGCCGTTGTCAGGGAGCCATCTCCCGTCAACACGGTGGACCCCGAACACTTTGTTGTCGGGGTGTGGCTGACTTGAGTCTCCATGCGCTCCTGCACGGAGTCGATGGTCGCCAGCATCATGGTCGGAGCATGGTCCGCCATATGCGTCGTTGCCGCGCCAACTTGCGCGACCTTATCGGGTCCCGAGTTTGGGGACGCCGTCGCTGGGGTGTGGCTCCCCCACACCCGAGCCTTCATCGCCTCCCAGTCGACAGGCCCCGAGAACGTCGTTGTCGAGGTGTGGCCTGTCACTGGAGTGATGGTTCCCGTGGACAGGTTTCGTGCCTCCTGCACGGAATGGGTGGTTGTCGGAGCCGTGGTCGCGAGAGATGTTGTGCTCTCCTGTACGGGCTCGACTCTTGCCAGCATCATCGCCGGCCCGCCGTCCACGTCAGCTTGGACGAGGTTTGTCGTTGCCGTGGCTGCCTCGTCGGCTTTCCTCCTGCGGCAATCCCGGATCCAGTGACCCGGCATGTTGCAGTAGCGGCACTTGCCACCGTTGCCAGCGCCTCGCCCTGCCTGGCTTGGCTTGCGACCGCGGTTGCCGCCGCCGCTCTGGGCGCGGCCTCCGCCTCTGCCGCGACCTCTGCTTCCCGTGGGGGCGCCTCCCCCACTGCCGGAAGAGCCATCGCGGCCGCGCTGCTAAAGCTGCGCGTCCCACTGCTCCCTGGTGAGCAGTAGTTCGCCGCCAGCATGGTTGTCAGCTTCGTCGCCGCGCTCCTCGACGACCTTCAGCCGCCCTACCAGCTCCTCGGTCGTCATGGTGGAGAGATCCACCAAGTTCTCGATGGACCAGGCCAGTTGCTTGTACTGCCTGGGGACGACGCGGAGAAACTTGAGAATCACCATCTTGTTGTTGATGGGATCTCCGAGCGTTGCGAGCTCGTTGACGAGACCTTGCAGTCACAAGACGAAGTCGTCGACTTGTTCACAGGCCTTGAACCGGATCTCCTCGTACTGGAGGCGCAAGGTCTGGGCCTTCGACTCCCGTACGCGCTCCACGCCGATGCGCAGAGTCTTGATGGTGTCACATGCTTCCTTGGCCGTCTCCTTGGCGCCAAGAGTGAGCACCATCTCCTCTGGGACGGAGCGCAAGATCGCCTCCATCGCCAGCCGGTCCTCCTCATACTCGACATCGTCGGTTTCCACAGCTTTCCACACATGCCGCACCTCCATGATGACTTCCATCATGACCGACCAACTGGGGTAGTTGGTCCGCgtgaggagagggaaggaggctGGACATGCCCACGTCACGCACGGAGCGTGGTGCACCCAGCTCACCTCCCGGCCTGCCTCGCAGCGCGAGCGCGTCCGCCGCACGGGTGTCCTCAGCCGAGCTATGCTCGGCGGTCTTGGAGCTGTCGTCGGCGACGCCTCCTTTCGGCATATGCTTCGGCATAACCTGAGGCTCTGATGCCAATTGTTGGCCCGAACTAGCGAGTAGCTAGTTGTCTGGGGATCAACCAAGTCTAAACTACAGCTAGTGTAAACTAGCAGAGCACACGGTGCtgctcacacacacacactagtAGTGAAGCTGGTACACTTATGAGTAGAGGAGGAAACTGAAGTGGCTTGTTTCCTTGATTTGATCGGAATGGAATGCTACAACCGGGTGGGGTGCAGCCTCTTATATAGTGCTTACAAACCGACTATGGGCTAAAATATCTGCTAGCTCTTAGCTAAGCACTTACGTCACAGACTTACCTTAACTAGTAAGCTACGGCTTCTTACCGACTTGCCGACCTGCAGCTGTGTACGGCtatgctgctgctgttttcactTCGTAGCTAAGTTACTACTGCCGACATGCAACTGTACCATTTTACTTCTAGGCTAAGTAATTTCCACTGCTGCCGCTGCATGGAAGTTACCCGAGACAAGGTTTAACTCAACAGTCAGAGCCTGGCACAGCAACTTTATAGGAGAATTTCAGCTTGCGGCAGGATCGCCGGTTTTGTAGGTCAGCTCGGGAGACTGGAGGAGCTCCACTTGGAGTTTTGGACAATAATATCATCTCACCATGCTCAAGAAGTCAACAGACTACAGGTACCACTATGGCCAGTCCTTCAAGTCTAGCATTCACTCATTTGATGTTTTGGATGCTCGTTTTCATCTAGCATTCATTGTTCCTGCATGTGAAAAGACAGGAAGTCATTTAGTCACACAGATGCAAGTCCAAATATTATTCTAGAGATGAGACATTACAAAAATGAACCATCCAATCCAAGCAAAAGAATAGAAGCATTAAAAGATCAACAGCTCAAGAGTTCATATAGGATAAAGTTGTAAAGTACACACATTCAGTTGATTTTTTTTTTTGACGCGTACATTCAGTTGATATCACTAAGGTTTCAGATAAGAGACAGCCTTAAAGGTGAAATAACTGCTGGCCATGCTGGTTTGTTTTCCAGTTACTTATGCAATTAGAGATAAGACATGTTTATCATAGGATTAATGAAAGATATAGCATCGTGGGCAGAGACAGTTTCTGAACTCCACAATCTCAATTGCCTCCCTTACCCGTTAACATCGCAGAAGCAAGCGCACTACTTCTATTGTCGGGGCGGAGTTCCAACGTCCATCGAACTTTGGAACCCTTCGGGTGGTGGAGCATCGTGTGGTCGAGTGGGCCTGGTGCAGGTTGAACCCACGGTTTCAATCcattttcctttttttttctccTCAAACCAAACCGCCCCGATTCAGTCCACTTAACTTCTCGGTCCACCCCGCTCCAGCCCATTATAAATTTAGCAACCATTTCAGCCCATCCAAACGAGACCATGTACCCACACCAAAACATCCAGTTCAACCCGCCCCATTCCCAGATTGAAGTGTGTCCATATCACCAGGGCTCTCTCCACATATGGTTCCAATCAAAATGGCCAAAATTGTTTATTTTCTGACAGTGACTGCTATAACAGCAGAGAAACTTGTACTTCAATACATACTGGTGGTAGGATAAAATAAATACAACATGACCAACCATACTTACCCAGCAACCCGCGTATTCTTGTAGGTACCCTTCTCTCAAGAGTTGACTTATAATTTTATCATTTGCAGTACACACCCAGTTTCAACTACTTGCAGAAATTTCAAATTAGTTGATTGCATCCATTTGCACGGCTTCAGACTAAGTCACTGCTCCTCTTCAGTCTTCAGCTTCCAAAAGTATAGCTTTCCTCAAAACAAGAGGAAATCTTAGCTACCTATTTGCACATGTTCATCCAGTTTACATAAGGCGCCGAGCCATTGAGTACCACACCATCATCCGATTCCTGTTTTCCTCATGGCTTCAGTACTAAAAATCTCAGGCGGCTTTTAGTATTGTTCAGAGCAGTACAACTAGCCAGATGGTTTTCAGGCGAGATTCATGAGAACACCCTTCCTCGCCCAGAAACAGAAAAGTTTATCCATGCCTTTCCTTGGACTTGCTGCTCGCCTCCTACTCTTCTTTGCCTCTCCTACCAGCTTCTGCACGGAGCAGGAGAGTAGCTCTCTCATCAACTTCCTAGATGGGCTCATGCCAGATGGCAACGGTGATCTCAACGATTCATGGGTGAATGGTACAGACTGCTGCAAATGGGAAGGCATCATCTGCAGCAGCGATGGGACAGTCACAGATGTCTTGCTGGCCGCCAGAGGTCTTAAAGGGGGCATCTCGCCATCCCTCGTCAATCTTACAGGCTTGTTGCACCTAAACCTGTCCCATAATTCGCTCGAAGGCAGTCTACCAATAAATCTCAGTCTACCTAGTTGCGTTACGCCTGGCTTTCAATAAATTTCATGGCCAGTTCTCACCAAAGCATTGGAAATCTCAGGTCCCTCTCCTTCTCAATTACCGGCAACTCTTTTACAAATATCACAAATACACTTCAGATGCTCAAGAGATGCAAGGAtctgacctccctgatgatgggAACCAATTTCAAGGGTGAGACCATACCACATGATGAAACATTTGATGGTTTTGAGAATCTTCAGGTATTGACGATAGATGATTGCCCATTGACCGGACAAATACCTCTTTGGATATCAAAGCTTGCAAAATTGGAGATGCTAGATTTATCATTAAATCAACTCACTGGACAAATACAATCTTGGATTGATGAACTGGGCTTCCTGTTCTTTCTAGATATATCAAGCAACAAACTTACAGGGGATATACCAGCTGCATTGACAAAGATGCCAATGTTACTATCAGAGAGAAATGCTGCCAAGTTGGACACAAGGTTCCTTGAGTTGCCTGTATTTTGGACGCCATCACGTCAATACCGGACGGTCGGTGCTTTTCCCAGCAAATTGTGTCTGGACAACAATAATTTTACTGGTGTAATTCCCCCTGAGATTGGTCAGCTACAAATGCTCGACATCCTGAATTTAAGCTCCAATAGCTTAACTGGTGAAATACCACAAGAAATCTGCAACCTCACAAACCTGCAAATTCTTGATCTGTCGAACAACCAGCTCACAGGTGAAATAGCACCAGCCAGCCTGGTAACCCGGCGGAAACTGCATTTTAAACTTCTTTGTCATAATTTCGTGTGTATGCGTGTGTCGATCTTGGTCCTTGGCTGATTGATAGGTTGATTCTGATCAAGTGCAAGGTTGTAAATGTTCCATCGGATACCTTGTAGCAAAATCATGTCCCTCCCTTTCTCATCCAAAGGCCCATAAGCCGTCAGTGCACTCAGATTCCAAGATACTGGCAACATACATCTTACGACTGAGGACTCACATTACCTTGTAAAAAAGATTCCGAGATCTGCTCTATGAGGCAAGAGGCGATCATGGCAGTTGGCAACTGTAGGAAAGCATCTACCTGATGCACAGCCAGCAAAGGTTTGGCTTAACCACATTCCTCACATTCCTCCAACTGCAACACGAACACCCTGCAACCCTGCAGTTCAGCTAACATAATAAATCTTCCCCAAcacaaaaacaaaaggaacatatCATATGAGCTGTAATGTTCATCGATCAACCTAGATAAATGGTAGCAAGCAAGTTTCCCACAAGTCTTACAGCGGTAAATGTTTACAGGTCCATGTAACACAACATTCAACAACCAAATCTCTAGCTACATCGGGTCTCACACATGTCACACAGCGAAAGCCCTATGCAAAGATGCATTCCATATGCAGAAGAACGCTTGGCGCAGCATCCTAGTACGTCTTGACATCGATGTGCTTGACACATCTTGCATTGGCAAGCAGTATAGCCTTCAACACGGTAAGCCTGTCCTCCTCTTCGGCGCAGTGGATCGTTACCTTCTTAAGGCTTTTGGCTTGGAATGATATTCcctcagccatttgaagcggctGCTTTTGCTCTTCACAGTCAAACTGAAATTTTATATAAGAGTAGAACATGTTAATAGGAATTCCTGTCTTCAGCGAAGAAAATAGACAAGGACAAACACTGAGTGTCTTCAACCACCTTGAGCTTCAGATCAAGATTCTCAAGCATAGGAGAGTGCTCGAGGAAGCAAGCTAGAGGAGCAAATTTGTTGGAAAGACACCATTCACCAAGAATGAGACTTGTCAGACTGATGAACATTGAGCACCTTGGAGTCATTCTATCGAATGCGACCTTCACATATGTCAAACAAAATAAGAACAGATTCTAAAGAAACAAATATTTCAGACATGTACAAAAATTAAGAAGCACCCATACATGTCTCACTGGTGTTGGCAGTTCTATGCTCTTGGCGTTTGAAAGATCACATAGGATTACTGCTGATGTAGTTCGAACTATGTATTTTGGAGTGCACCTGCATCGAGTGTCCTTGAAGCATAGCGAGACCAGCTTGCCAGTACGAATCAGAAGATGATTCAAAACTAAGCAGTTTATTATTTCCAGAGTCTTCAATGAACTTGATGAAATCTCAGGACAATAAAGAGTGCTGTCTGCCAACTGCAGATTTTCCAAAGACGTGCATTCACGGCTGAGCTGATCAAAGACAGATGCGACTATTATAACATTAGTGAGCTTCACAGTTCGCAGATATTTAGAGCTAAAGTTGATAGCTTTAGGATCTAAGTAAAAAGCTTCCCATCTTGTATTTTCAGTGAAATCAATCGATTTAACTTCATGAAGTCTGATAGCATCACCGATCCAATACTTGGCTGCATCAATTGCAAAAGAGTGAAGGCGGAGTTTGTCCAATGTATTAGCATTACCCCGCCGCTCAAACAAACTTTTTGCAAACTTGTTGAACTTTACTCTGTCCATATCAAAGTGATCAATATCGATATCAAGGCATGGCGCTGAAGTCCATAATGGGGGCGATCTTCGGAATAGCATGCTTGTGCGTACAACGTCCTGTGCTGGCATGAAGGACATGATACAATGGAGTATGCTCTCATGAAGGACGCTAATCCTATCATTGTCATCACAGCAAGGCTTCTCTTCATTTCCTATAGGTGCTTGTCAAACAAAAGGGTAGATTAGACGTGAATCACAAGTTTGCTATTAGCTGCATGAATGATGCGACATGCAACTCCAAGAAACAAATATCCTTTTTTAAACGCATTTGAAGGACCTAATGACAACAACTAAAATCATGAAGGGGCATACCTGTTGCTTTTGTATTATCACCAGATAGCACCCTCTGGAGGTTGCTCTGTACCTGAATGCTTTGATTCTGTGGATCACTAAAAATTCCTCGCAGAAGCGTCGCAGTTGAGGGTTCAAGCATTTGATAATCTGATGAAATTTCCTCAAAATGATCATCCGATGAGATGTCCTCAAAATGATCATCTGATGAAATGTCCTCAAAATGATTATCTGATGATATGTCCTCAAAATGATCATCCTCTA contains:
- the LOC125531999 gene encoding receptor-like protein 2, producing MASSHQSIGNLRSLSFSITGNSFTNITNTLQMLKRCKDLTSLMMGTNFKGETIPHDETFDGFENLQVLTIDDCPLTGQIPLWISKLAKLEMLDLSLNQLTGQIQSWIDELGFLFFLDISSNKLTGDIPAALTKMPMLLSERNAAKLDTRFLELPVFWTPSRQYRTVGAFPSKLCLDNNNFTGVIPPEIGQLQMLDILNLSSNSLTGEIPQEICNLTNLQILDLSNNQLTGEIAPASLVTRRKLHFKLLCHNFVCMRVSILVLG
- the LOC125531997 gene encoding uncharacterized protein LOC125531997 isoform X3 — translated: MQALSPDEPETLTDLLNVAVRLERMIFIVAVSEVDYNYKLYTRLDHLEDDHFEDISSDNHFEDISSDDHFEDISSDDHFEEISSDYQMLEPSTATLLRGIFSDPQNQSIQVQSNLQRVLSGDNTKATAPIGNEEKPCCDDNDRISVLHESILHCIMSFMPAQDVVRTSMLFRRSPPLWTSAPCLDIDIDHFDMDRVKFNKFAKSLFERRGNANTLDKLRLHSFAIDAAKYWIGDAIRLHEVKSIDFTENTRWEAFYLDPKAINFSSKYLRTVKLTNVIIVASVFDQLSRECTSLENLQLADSTLYCPEISSSSLKTLEIINCLVLNHLLIRTGKLVSLCFKDTRCRCTPKYIVRTTSAVILCDLSNAKSIELPTPVRHVAFDRMTPRCSMFISLTSLILGEWCLSNKFAPLACFLEHSPMLENLDLKLKFDCEEQKQPLQMAEGISFQAKSLKKVTIHCAEEEDRLTVLKAILLANARCVKHIDVKTY
- the LOC125531997 gene encoding uncharacterized protein LOC125531997 isoform X2, with the translated sequence MEVVFDGGGGAGGANNWRSQIREEFRKSRISELSEALMQALSPDEPETLTDLLNVAVRLERMIFIVAVSEVDYNYKLYTRLDHLEDDHFEDISSDNHFEDISSDDHFEDISSDDHFEEISSDYQMLEPSTATLLRGIFSDPQNQSIQVQSNLQRVLSGDNTKATGNEEKPCCDDNDRISVLHESILHCIMSFMPAQDVVRTSMLFRRSPPLWTSAPCLDIDIDHFDMDRVKFNKFAKSLFERRGNANTLDKLRLHSFAIDAAKYWIGDAIRLHEVKSIDFTENTRWEAFYLDPKAINFSSKYLRTVKLTNVIIVASVFDQLSRECTSLENLQLADSTLYCPEISSSSLKTLEIINCLVLNHLLIRTGKLVSLCFKDTRCRCTPKYIVRTTSAVILCDLSNAKSIELPTPVRHVAFDRMTPRCSMFISLTSLILGEWCLSNKFAPLACFLEHSPMLENLDLKLKFDCEEQKQPLQMAEGISFQAKSLKKVTIHCAEEEDRLTVLKAILLANARCVKHIDVKTY
- the LOC125531997 gene encoding uncharacterized protein LOC125531997 isoform X1, producing the protein MEVVFDGGGGAGGANNWRSQIREEFRKSRISELSEALMQALSPDEPETLTDLLNVAVRLERMIFIVAVSEVDYNYKLYTRLDHLEDDHFEDISSDNHFEDISSDDHFEDISSDDHFEEISSDYQMLEPSTATLLRGIFSDPQNQSIQVQSNLQRVLSGDNTKATAPIGNEEKPCCDDNDRISVLHESILHCIMSFMPAQDVVRTSMLFRRSPPLWTSAPCLDIDIDHFDMDRVKFNKFAKSLFERRGNANTLDKLRLHSFAIDAAKYWIGDAIRLHEVKSIDFTENTRWEAFYLDPKAINFSSKYLRTVKLTNVIIVASVFDQLSRECTSLENLQLADSTLYCPEISSSSLKTLEIINCLVLNHLLIRTGKLVSLCFKDTRCRCTPKYIVRTTSAVILCDLSNAKSIELPTPVRHVAFDRMTPRCSMFISLTSLILGEWCLSNKFAPLACFLEHSPMLENLDLKLKFDCEEQKQPLQMAEGISFQAKSLKKVTIHCAEEEDRLTVLKAILLANARCVKHIDVKTY